The following is a genomic window from Aquificota bacterium.
AGGAAGTGGATGCTTCAAAGATAGTTGTGGAAATAGATGAGTATGAGGGAATGGATTTAAAGAGTGTAAAGCTTATTAGAGACTTTTTAAAGGCGGAAGGTATACAGGTTGCCCTTGATGATGTGGGGGCTGGCTACGCTGGGCTTTACCAGCTGACAGAAATACACCCAGACATCGCCAAGCTTGACATGGCCCTCGTTAGAGATGTTTATAAAAGCCCTGTTAAGCAGGCCGTTGTAAAGGGGCTAATATCTGCCTGCAAAGCCAGTAATATAAAGGTTTTGGCCGAAGGCATAGAAAAGGAAGAAGAGCTACTCTTCCTTTTGGAGGCTGGTGTGGACCTGCTTCAAGGCTTCCTCTTTTCCAAGCCAAGCCCATATCCAAACACAAGGGAAATAGAGAAGGTGGCTTATAATTTATTAGCTAAACACCCTTTAGGAGGTTTATTATGAAAACCTTAGCCTATGGCTTTCCTAAGCTGGGAGAAAAAAGAGAATTCAAAAGCCTTCTGGAAGACTTTTGGAAAGGTAAGATAAAAGAGGAAAACCTCATAGATGGTATGAACTCTCTAAAAGAATGGATAGCAAGCCTATATAAATCACATACAGACCTCTTTCCTTCTGGTGATGTTTCTTATTATGACTTTATGCTTGATATGGCAATAACGGTGGGAGCCATACCAAAGAGGTTTGGCCAATACATGGGCCTTGAAACCTACTTCCAGATGGCAAGGGGCGCTCAGGCGCTGGAGATGACCAAATACTTTAACACCAACTACCACTACCTTGTGCCAGAATTGGAAGGAAAAGACTTCAAACTTTTCAAGAATATACCCCTTGAGGAGTATAGCTTTTTAAAATCCAAGGGCTACGACCCCCTTCCAAGGCTTATAGCACCCTTTACCTTTTTGAAACTTTCCAAGGTTTTGAAAAGGTCCGAATATTCAGAGTTGCCCCTTTATGAGCTTTCAAAGATAGAAAGCCAAAAGGATATGGAAGACCACCTAAATGCCATCTTCCCCGTTTATGAAGAGCTTCTAAAAAGCCTCTCTCAAGCTGGTGCAGGGGCTGTTTTGATGGAGGACCCAGCCCTATGCCTTGATATGGAGGAGTGGGAGTGGGACCTGGTGCATGAAACCTACAGCTGTCTTAGCAAGTATGCAGACCTTTATGTGATAACCTATTACGATAGTGTGTCAAACTACAAGAGGTTTGTAGACCTTCCCGTAAAGGCCTTGGGCCTTGACCTTGTATCCAATGGTGAAAACCTTGAGAACATAAGAAAGTATGGCTTTCCGGAGGATAAGGCTCTTATAGCGGGCATAATAAACGGAAGGAATGTATGGAGGGCAAACCTAAAGGAAAAGCTAAGCCTTATAGAGGAGCTTTCCAAGCTTTCAAAGGACCTTATAATCTCCAACTCCTGCCCCCTTTTCCACCTTCCTGTGAGCGTAGAGCCAGAAGACAGCCTGCCGGAGGGCCTAAAAGAGAGGCTTTCATTTGCCAAGGAAAGGCTCCGTGAGCTAAAGACTCTAAAGCTTGCCTTTGAGGGAGAAGAAGGTGCCTTAAAAGAAGTGGAGGAGTCTGCAAGGCTATCAAAAGAGGGCTTTGGAGCAAGAGAGGAGGTAAGGAGAAGGATAGCAAGCCTCAGGACAGAGGATTTTCAGAGGGAACTTCCTTATGCGGAAAGGATAAAGATTCAGCAGGAGATCTTAAACCTGCCCCTCTTACCCACCACCACCATAGGCTCCTTCCCACAGACAGAGGAGGTGAGGAAGGCAAGGACTGCCTACAACTCTGGAAAGATATCGGAGGAAGAGTACAAGGAGTTTATAAGAAAACAGATAGAGCATGTGATAAGGGTTCAAGAGGAGATAGGTCTGGATGTGCTTGTGCATGGTGAGTTTGAAAGGACAGACATGGTGGAGTTCTTTGCCCAAAGGCTGGAGGGCATTGCTACCACCAAGCACGGATGGGTTCTCTCTTATGGCTCAAGGGTCTACAGGCCACCTATCATATACGGCGATGTCTACAGGCCAAGGTCTATGACGGTGGAGGAGATAACTTACGCCCAGTCTTTGACAAACAAGCCAGTCAAAGGCATGCTTACAGGACCTGTCACCATCCTAAACTGGAGCTACTACAGGGAAGATATACCAAAGCATGAGATAGCCTACCAGATAGCCTTGGCCCTCTTAGAAGAGGTAAAAGACCTTGAGTCTGCGGGCATAAAGGTTATCCAGATAGATGAACCTGCCTTTAGAGAGGGGGCGCCTCTAAAGAGGAGGGATTGGCCCTCTTACTTTGATTGGGCTGTAAAGGCCTTTAGGCTGTGTTCCAAGGCAAAGCCCCAGACCCAGATACACACCCACATGTGCTACAGTGAGTTTAACGAGGTGATTGAATACATCTATCAGATGGACTTTGATGTCATATCCATAGAGGCCTCAAGGAGTAAAGGAGAGATCATATCAGCCTTTGAGAGCTTTAAAGGGTGGGACAGGCAGATAGGTATAGGTGTTTATGATATACACTCGCCCGCCGTGCCTACAAAGGCACAGATAAGGGCAGTGCTTGAAAGGTCCATGAAGGTCCTTCCTGTAGAGCTCCTTTGGGTAAACCCAGACTGTGGCCTAAAGACAAGAAGATGGGAGGAGGTAGTGCCATCTTTGAAGAATATGGTAGAAACTGCCAAAGAGCTAAGGGAGGAGCTTGTAAAGGCATGAGTAAGGACCAGCTTCTTATAAACACCATAAGGTTTTTAAGCGTGGACCAGGTGGAAAGGGCAAAGTCTGGACATCCGGGCATGCCCCTGGGCGCAAGCCACATAGCCTACCTTATCTTTGACAGGTTTTTACGCTTTAACCCCAAAAACCCCAAGTGGATAAACAGAGACAGGTTTGTGCTTTCTGCGGGCCATGCCAGCGCCATGCTCTATTCTCTCCTCTTTGTTATGGGCTATGACCTTGACCTTGAGGACCTCAAAAACTTCAGACAGCTTGGAAGCAGAACGCCGGGACATCCAGAAAGTTTTTTAACACCTGGAGTAGAGGCCACAACAGGACCCCTTGGCCAAGGCATAGGCAACGCCGTAGGCATGGCCTTGGCCGAAAAGTACCTTTCCTCTTACTTTAACAGGGAAAGCTTTCCTATCATAGACCACTACACCTTTGCCCTTGTGAGCGACGGAGACCTTATGGAAGGAATCTCCTGCGAAGTGGCCCAGCTGGCGGGCCACTGGAGGCTAAATAAACTCATAGTAATATGGGACAACAACAAGGTTTCCATAGACGGCCCCACTTCCTTAGCATGGTCTGAGGATGTATGTGAGAGGTTTTCCGCCTTTGGCTGGTATGTACAGCATATAGAGGATGGATACAACCTGGAAGAGATAGAAGGGGCCATAAGAAGGGCCATGGAGCAAAAAGATAGGCCTTCCTTTATATCCGTAAGGACCCATCTGGGCTATGGCTCTCCAAAGCAGGATGATGCCAGCGTGCATGGCGCACCCTTAGGAAAGGACCTTGCCCTGCAGACAAAGAGAAACTTTGGCTGGCCAGAAGAGGAGTTTTATGTGCCGCAGGAGGTGTGGGAATACAGGGAGGAGAAGATAAAGAGAGGAAAAGAGCTGGAAGAAGAGTGGAACAGGCTCTTTGAAGCCTACAGGGAAAAGTACCCTGATCTGGCGGACATGCTTTTGAAATACTTTAACAAGGACTGGGGAGAGGAGTACAAAAAGCATATTCCTACCTTTAGTGAGCCTATGGCCACGCGCCAGGCCAGTGGAAAGGTGCTAAACGCCATTGCCAAGCACATACCCGTCCTTTTTGGTGGCTCTGCAGACCTCTCTGAGTCCAACAACACCTACCTGCACGGTATGGGAGACTTTTCCGCAGAGAACCCCCTTGGAAGGAACATACACTTTGGAGTAAGAGAGCATGCCATGGGTACCATCCTAAACGGCATGGCCTACCATGGGGGAATACTTCCTTACGGTGGCACCTTCTTGGTTTTCTCCGACTATATGAGGCCTTCCATAAGGCTTGCCAGCATGGCCGGCCTTCAGGTTATATACGTCTTTACCCATGACTCCATAGGCCTTGGAGAAGATGGACCAACCCACCAGCCTGTGGAACAGCTAAGCTCTTTGAGGCTCATACCAAACCTTTGGGTAATAAGGCCGGCGGATGCCAATGAAACAGCCATAGCCTGGCAGATGGCCATAGAAAGAAAGGATGGTCCAACAGCCCTTATACTCACAAGGCAAAAGCTACCTCTCATAGACAGGTCTAAATACCCATCTGCGGAAGGCATAAGGAGAGGTGCTTATATACTCCTTGACTGCGAAGGAACTCCAGACCTTATCATCCTTGCCAGCGGGTCTGAAGTACACCCTGCCCTACGGGCCGGAGAGCTTTTAAAGGAGGAAGGCATAAGGGTAAGGGTGGTAAATATGGCAAGCTTTGAAGTCTTTGAAGGCCAAGAGGAAGGCTACAAAAGGCATGTTCTTCCGCCGGAAGTAAAAAGGAGGGTAGCAGTAGAGGCGGGAAGGGGCCTCTGTTGGTATAAATATGTAGGGCTTGAGGGCCTTGTTATAAGTTTGGAGACCTTTGGCAAGTCTGCACCGGGCGAAGTGCTTATGCAACACTTTGGCTTTAGCCCAGAGGCTATTGTTAAAAAGATAAAAGAACACTATTCCTTTTAAAAAAGCCCCCGGCGGGGGCTAAAGGTTTATTTTTTGAAGGTCCTCCTGAAAGCTATAAGTATTGGTGGCAAGAGCCAGAGGAGGACATTGAGAGGATTGGAACCTGTAGCCATGGAACATCCACCACCCCCACCAGAGGAGGAGCTACTCACAGAGAAGTTAAAGATGGCATAGCAGCTTTTGTCCGAATTCATACTTATGGTGCATTGGGAACCCATTCCACAAGATTGACAATCCCCGCCCCAACCGCCAAAGGTGGAGCCGGCGTTTGGTGTAGCGGTAAGGGTGACAGAAGTGTTTGGATCAAAGTTTGCAGAACATATGGTGCCACAGCTTATGCCAGCTGGATTGCTTGTTATAGTGCCAGAACCGGTGCCAGATTTGCTAATGCTTAGTATGTATTTTGACCTTACAAAGTATGCAATACATGCTTTGTTGTTGTTGGCAGTTATGGTGCATATGGGATTATTGCCGCAGCTTTCACAATCTCCAAGCCAGATTTTGAAGGCAGAAATAGAATCTGGTGTGGCTTGTAATGTTATAGAAGAGCCTTCGTTAAATATGCCATAACAAGTATCACCACAATTTATTCCTGTAGGATTGCTTATTATAGTGCCTTTGCCTTCGCCACTTTTTATTACAGCGACTACAACCTTATCAAACACAGCTACACATTTTTTGTCTGAATTCATAACAATCTGACATGTGGTGCTGGTTCCACAAGCTGAGCAGTCTCCCGACCAGCCTTTGAAGGATGCTCCAGTGTAAGGTGTTGCTGTCAGTGTGGCTGTACTGCCATTATTGTAAACACCGACGTTACCATCTACAGCACCCAAACCCCTTACATCTACAAGCAGAAAGTAAAAAGTTCCTGGCTGACAATCGCTAATCGTTAAAGCCTTATAGGCGTTTATCCTTCCGCCAGTTATGGTCTTTCCGTTGAGGGAAGAAAGAGGATCCACACCCTTCATTATCCTACACTTTAGCTCTCTCCATGTATAGCTTGAGTTTTGAGCCTTCAAAAGGGCTGCAAGGCCTGCCACATGAGGTGAAGCCATAGAGGTGCCACTAAACTCACAATATTGGTAACCATTTAAGGTGTAGCACGTATAACCAGTGAATTGCAAATTAGGCACAGTACTCAAAATATCTACCCCCGGCGCTCCCACATGGACAGAGTTCCTTCCGTAATTGGAAAAGCTCGCCAAAAGGTCGTTTTGGTCTGTTGCAGCAATGGAGATTATATTTTCCAAATCATAGGAAGCTGGGTATAAAGGAATGAGGTCGTTGTCATTAGCTTCATTCCCAGCTGCCGCAACAAACAGTATGCCCGCATTCTTTGCGCTTGCTATGGCATCCCTTAAAGCTTGGCTATAGCCGTAGCCTCCCCAGCTTGCGTTTATGATGTGGGCACCCTTCTGTATGGCGTAGTTGATGCAGTCTATGGCATCTGAGGTGGTGCCTGAGCCATCGCTACCCATAAACTTAAGAGCCATTATCTTGACCTGCCAATTTACACCCACTACGCCAACGCCGTTATTACCCACCGCACCAATTGTTCCAGCCACATGTGTCCCATGCCCGTTGTCATCCATAGGGTCGTTTGGATTGGATGCACCTGTAATACAGTTTTTGCCATAATATCCAGTGGCTGGGTCCTTCCACATATTATCCTTTAGGTCCGGGTGGTTATAGTCCACCCCCGTATCTATTACCGCCACCACCACGCTTTGGCTTCCTCTGGTAATGTCCCATGCCAATGGAGCCTGTATTTTTGCAAGGCCCCAAAGGTTATTCCACAGTGGGTCGTTTGGTATTGTGGCTTTTATGGTGTATATGTAGTCTGGTTCTGCGTATTCCACATCGGGCCTTTTTCTTAGCTCTGCGATAGCTTCATGGGGAGTCTTATCTTTTGGCAACTTAAACACGTAGATATTTAAGTTTCTAAACTCCTTTATGCTTTGAAGCCCATACTGACTTTTAACTTCTGATAGAGCTTGCAATCTAAACTGACCTCCTTTGAACTTTACTATAACCCTATCTAAGGCATACCTTGGCACTGGCGTGTATTGAGGTCCGAAAGATGTAGATCTATTAGTCTGCGCTTTGCTAATTTGACTACCTTGAGAGCTAAAAAGTGTTCCCAAAATTACAGCAAAAAGCCATAATAAAAGCCTTGATGTGCGTTTAAGCTTCATAACCCACCTCCCTACCATATTCTATAAATCCTATCAGGTTCTACATACTCAACCTCTTTTCTTTCAGAGAGTTTTTTCATCAGCTCTTCCTGCGATGCCCTTTCTGGCACTTCCACCACATACATGTTTAAGTCTTCAATAACCTTTACAAGCCTTAGTCCATACTGGCTTATTATTTCCTTCCTCTTTTCTTCTGGCACGTCCTTCTTAAACTTTATTATCAGCCTTTGGGATGTTTTCATAGGTACTTCTCCAGTGTTTAAAGGTCTGCTTGTGGCACAGCCTTGGCTAAAAAGGGTGAAGCCAAGCAAAAGGGCTAAAAGCAAGCTTTTAAACATGATCACCTCCTTCCATACCTTCCCATAGTTTGCCCTTGTCCTATTACATGTCCCTGCATCTTGCTTTCCACCTCCCTCCTTGTGGCACCGGGCCTCAGGCCTAGGCTTTCCACATCAAGGGCATAAACCTTTATGTAATATCTATGAGTATGCCCACGAGGGGGACAGGGGCCACCATAGCCCACACGGCCAAAATCGTTAATACCTTGTTTTATACTTCCAACCTCACTCCTTTTGGGAAAGTTCTCCTGCAAACTTGTTTGGCTTGCGGGAATATCATAAACTATCCAGTGGGTAAAGGTGCCAACGGGCGCATCTGGGTCATCCATGATAAGCACAAAGGACTTGGCGTTGCTTGGCTGTCCAGACCATTTAATCTGAGGAGATACATCTTCTCCATCACAAGTATATTTGCGAGGTATATCTTGACCTTCTTTGAAAGGAGCTTCTACCTTCATGGCTTCCCTCCCAAGGCTGTAATTGATAAAAAGTAAAGCAAAAATTATGGCAAGCAATGCCTTTTTCAAGACCCACCCTCCAAGGTTTATTATATACCAAAGTCCTATCATTTATATTCTTTACCATTCCATTTCAGTTTACGATAATTACCATTACTGTCCATTACAATAAGGTCATACCACCCGTAGCTTTTGCTTTTTATTATTCCAATCTTAGGTTCAGGCAAAACAAAAGCAAAGTTTATTGGGCTTAGTTGACCCTTTTTATTTATATAAATCTCAACAAAGCATCCTAAGGACCCGCAATAATATGTATGGTAAAAATAGGCGATAACATCCATTATACCGTCTCCATTGATATCCTCTAATGCTATAAGAATTTCCACTTTTTGTTTTGTAAGTTTTTCTGCCTCTTCAATATCCTCTTTCTCCAATTCTCTAACTAAATTGCGTTCATAAGAATATTTAGTGGCAGAAAAGTCTAACCATTTGATATGTTTGGTATTAATCTGCGTTCCCTTATTTTCAGCCAACGCTGTTTGGCTTGCAGTTAGGACAAACAGCAATAGAAATAAAGCTACTCTGTATCTTCTGAAAATCCCTAATGCTTCCCTTATCCCTCTCATTTTATTACCCCTCTTTTAAACTAAAATTATATCCAGGAATTGTTAAAATTTTGTTAGGGCTTAGTTATAACTCATTTTTAGCAATGGGTTTAGGTATAAGCTTATTGAGTTTCCCACACAGTACCTCTCCGAAGAGCCTTGTAGTATAATCCTTTCTTTATGAAGGATATAGGCCAGTACGACCACAAGAAGGTGGAAGAAAGATACTCCAAGCTTTGGGTGGAAAGGGCTTTGTATTCTGTAAAGGATACATCTGGAGAGAAGTTTTCTGTGGTTATCCCACCCCCTAATGTGACGGGCTCTTTGCATATGGGCCATGCCTTGAACGCTACCCTTCAGGACATAATTTGCAGATGGCAGAGGATGTTGGGTAAAGAGGTGGTTTGGGTGCCGGGCTTTGACCATGCGGGCATAGCCACCCAATATGTGGTAGACAGACAGCTAAGGGAAAAGGGCATAAACAGGCTGGACCTTGGAAGGGAGGAGTTTTTAAAGAAAGTTTGGGAGTGGGTGCCCATATCAAGGAATGCCATTAGAGAACAGCTTGAAAAGCTGGGCGTTAGCGTAGATTGGAAAAGGGAGAGGTTCACCCTTGATGAGGGCTTTTCAAGGGCTGTAAGGTATGCCTTCAGAAGGCTCTATGAAGAAGGTCTTATATACCGTGGAGAGTATATGGTTAGCTGGTGCCCAAAGGACCTTACAGCCCTTTCGGACCTTGAGGTGGAGCATGAGGAAGAGGAGGGAAAGCTCTACTACATACGCTATCCCCTTGAGGATGGCTCAGGGCATATAACCGTTGCCACCACAAGGCCGGAGACCATGCTGGGAGACACGGCTGTAGCCGTGCATCCGAAGGATGAAAGGTACAAAAGCCTTGTGGGCAAAAAGGTAAGGCTTCCCCTTGTGGAGTGGAAGAGGAAGGCTATGGATGGCTCAGAAGTAGAGCCAATTATCCCCATAATAGCGGATGAGAGGGTAAAGCCAGAGTTTGGAACGGGTGCGGTAAAGATCACGCCAGCCCATGACCCCTTAGACTTTGAGATAGGAAAGACCCATGGCCTTCCCTTTGTGCAGGTTATGGACCAGTTTGCCCGTATGAACCACAATGCAGGCCAGTTTGAGGGCCTTGACAGGTATGAGGCAAGGAAAAAGATAGTGGAAAGGCTTGAGGAGCTTGGCCTTCTTGAAAAGGTGGAAAGCCACAGGCATGCGGTAGGCAAATGCTACAGGTGTAAAACGGTGCTTGAGCCCTTTGTCTCTACCCAGTGGTTTTTAAAGGTCTCAGACCCACGCATAAGGGACCAAGCCATAAGGGTGGTAAAAGAAGGCCTAATTAGGTTTATTCCAGAAAACTGGTCCAAGATATACCTCCAGTGGATGGAAAATCTAAAAGACTGGTGCATATCACGCCAGATATGGTGGGGCCATAGAATACCCGTTTGGTACTGCGAGGACTGTGGAGAGGAAAACATATTTACCGATGAAGACTTTGACAGGGTTTATGACAAGCTAATCTTTAACCTCATGGCAGATGGTAAGATAGGAGAGGAGTTCACTCCGGAGGAGGTGGCAGATATTCTCAACTCTCCCTCCTTTGTGCATCCAGAGATGACCGTCTTGGACTTTTATAAGCATTTTGCCTTTCATAAATACCACTCTACGGAAGTGGATGCCAACTCTCTCAGGCTCTTCTTTACGCAGGATCTTAACCCCATGGCCATACTCACAGAGAAAAAGAGCAGGTACAGG
Proteins encoded in this region:
- the metE gene encoding 5-methyltetrahydropteroyltriglutamate--homocysteine S-methyltransferase; protein product: MKTLAYGFPKLGEKREFKSLLEDFWKGKIKEENLIDGMNSLKEWIASLYKSHTDLFPSGDVSYYDFMLDMAITVGAIPKRFGQYMGLETYFQMARGAQALEMTKYFNTNYHYLVPELEGKDFKLFKNIPLEEYSFLKSKGYDPLPRLIAPFTFLKLSKVLKRSEYSELPLYELSKIESQKDMEDHLNAIFPVYEELLKSLSQAGAGAVLMEDPALCLDMEEWEWDLVHETYSCLSKYADLYVITYYDSVSNYKRFVDLPVKALGLDLVSNGENLENIRKYGFPEDKALIAGIINGRNVWRANLKEKLSLIEELSKLSKDLIISNSCPLFHLPVSVEPEDSLPEGLKERLSFAKERLRELKTLKLAFEGEEGALKEVEESARLSKEGFGAREEVRRRIASLRTEDFQRELPYAERIKIQQEILNLPLLPTTTIGSFPQTEEVRKARTAYNSGKISEEEYKEFIRKQIEHVIRVQEEIGLDVLVHGEFERTDMVEFFAQRLEGIATTKHGWVLSYGSRVYRPPIIYGDVYRPRSMTVEEITYAQSLTNKPVKGMLTGPVTILNWSYYREDIPKHEIAYQIALALLEEVKDLESAGIKVIQIDEPAFREGAPLKRRDWPSYFDWAVKAFRLCSKAKPQTQIHTHMCYSEFNEVIEYIYQMDFDVISIEASRSKGEIISAFESFKGWDRQIGIGVYDIHSPAVPTKAQIRAVLERSMKVLPVELLWVNPDCGLKTRRWEEVVPSLKNMVETAKELREELVKA
- the tkt gene encoding transketolase codes for the protein MSKDQLLINTIRFLSVDQVERAKSGHPGMPLGASHIAYLIFDRFLRFNPKNPKWINRDRFVLSAGHASAMLYSLLFVMGYDLDLEDLKNFRQLGSRTPGHPESFLTPGVEATTGPLGQGIGNAVGMALAEKYLSSYFNRESFPIIDHYTFALVSDGDLMEGISCEVAQLAGHWRLNKLIVIWDNNKVSIDGPTSLAWSEDVCERFSAFGWYVQHIEDGYNLEEIEGAIRRAMEQKDRPSFISVRTHLGYGSPKQDDASVHGAPLGKDLALQTKRNFGWPEEEFYVPQEVWEYREEKIKRGKELEEEWNRLFEAYREKYPDLADMLLKYFNKDWGEEYKKHIPTFSEPMATRQASGKVLNAIAKHIPVLFGGSADLSESNNTYLHGMGDFSAENPLGRNIHFGVREHAMGTILNGMAYHGGILPYGGTFLVFSDYMRPSIRLASMAGLQVIYVFTHDSIGLGEDGPTHQPVEQLSSLRLIPNLWVIRPADANETAIAWQMAIERKDGPTALILTRQKLPLIDRSKYPSAEGIRRGAYILLDCEGTPDLIILASGSEVHPALRAGELLKEEGIRVRVVNMASFEVFEGQEEGYKRHVLPPEVKRRVAVEAGRGLCWYKYVGLEGLVISLETFGKSAPGEVLMQHFGFSPEAIVKKIKEHYSF
- a CDS encoding YbhB/YbcL family Raf kinase inhibitor-like protein — protein: MKVEAPFKEGQDIPRKYTCDGEDVSPQIKWSGQPSNAKSFVLIMDDPDAPVGTFTHWIVYDIPASQTSLQENFPKRSEVGSIKQGINDFGRVGYGGPCPPRGHTHRYYIKVYALDVESLGLRPGATRREVESKMQGHVIGQGQTMGRYGRR
- a CDS encoding valine--tRNA ligase, with product MKDIGQYDHKKVEERYSKLWVERALYSVKDTSGEKFSVVIPPPNVTGSLHMGHALNATLQDIICRWQRMLGKEVVWVPGFDHAGIATQYVVDRQLREKGINRLDLGREEFLKKVWEWVPISRNAIREQLEKLGVSVDWKRERFTLDEGFSRAVRYAFRRLYEEGLIYRGEYMVSWCPKDLTALSDLEVEHEEEEGKLYYIRYPLEDGSGHITVATTRPETMLGDTAVAVHPKDERYKSLVGKKVRLPLVEWKRKAMDGSEVEPIIPIIADERVKPEFGTGAVKITPAHDPLDFEIGKTHGLPFVQVMDQFARMNHNAGQFEGLDRYEARKKIVERLEELGLLEKVESHRHAVGKCYRCKTVLEPFVSTQWFLKVSDPRIRDQAIRVVKEGLIRFIPENWSKIYLQWMENLKDWCISRQIWWGHRIPVWYCEDCGEENIFTDEDFDRVYDKLIFNLMADGKIGEEFTPEEVADILNSPSFVHPEMTVLDFYKHFAFHKYHSTEVDANSLRLFFTQDLNPMAILTEKKSRYRYNPQKKAYRFVLRCKKCGSERLKQERDVLDTWFSSALWPFGVFGWPEATQDLQKLYPTDLLVTGFDIIFFWVARMVMMGTYFTKDIPFKDVYIHALIRDEKGQKMSKTKGNVIDPLDIVEKYGADALRFTLAILTQQGRDIRLSEKRFEGYKHFANKLWNAGRFILMNLDEDLLSNLPYGAPPRPEDLWIITKLNRTIERVNKALSEYEFSEAARELYEFIWSEFCDWYIEFSKIRLYAKPQSEDPEEEKRIKAEKISAQATLLMVFEKTLRLLHPFMPYITEELWQALPTAYQESISLTQYPQFNPQEVYEEAEKKVERIKEIISSIRSLRSDLRIEPSRRIKLYYRAEESKSLVEEFMPHILSLARLESLEEVAERPPKSVAGFSRDFEFYVLAEENINLEELINSYSRRLSEVEKSMETFEKRLSNENFLKKAPEEEVQRTREALEELREERERIQRLLGMLQEAR